Proteins encoded by one window of Hafnia alvei:
- the glgC gene encoding glucose-1-phosphate adenylyltransferase, with the protein MVKSENQNQLMLARQLPQQSVALILAGGRGSRLKDLTKTRAKPAVHFGGKFRIVDFALSNCINSGIRRIGVITQYHSHTLVQHIQRGWSFLNESMNEFVDLLPAQQRDASEHWYKGTADAVYQNLDIIRRYDAEFVVILAGDHIYKMDYSRMLIDHVESGAECTVACIPVPRSEASEFGVMEVGDDHQILKFLEKPQNPPAMPGNEDMSLASMGIYVFNAEYLYQLLEEDMSLTDSFHDFGKDLIPKITAQGKAWAHPFTLSCVTSTDEHDVAPYWRDVGTLDAYWRANLDLASVTPELDMYDKRWPIRTYMESLPPAKFVQDRSGSHGMTMNSLVSGGCIISGSVVVHSVLFPRVRVNSFCTIDSSVLLPDVNIGRSCRLRRCIIDRACVLPEGMVIGENAEEDSKRFYRSEGGVVLVTREMLARL; encoded by the coding sequence ATGGTTAAGTCAGAAAATCAGAACCAGTTGATGTTGGCCCGTCAATTACCTCAGCAGTCTGTGGCCCTGATTCTGGCAGGTGGCCGCGGCTCTCGCTTGAAGGATCTCACCAAAACGCGTGCGAAACCGGCCGTTCACTTTGGCGGTAAATTTCGTATCGTCGATTTTGCGCTATCGAACTGCATCAACTCAGGCATCCGTCGCATTGGGGTAATCACCCAATATCACTCTCATACCTTGGTGCAGCACATTCAGCGTGGTTGGTCGTTCCTGAACGAGTCAATGAATGAGTTTGTCGATCTCCTGCCCGCTCAGCAGCGCGATGCCTCAGAACATTGGTACAAAGGAACCGCCGATGCGGTGTATCAAAATCTGGATATCATTCGGCGCTATGACGCTGAATTTGTGGTTATTCTTGCTGGCGACCATATCTACAAAATGGACTATTCGCGCATGCTGATCGACCACGTGGAGAGCGGTGCAGAATGTACCGTGGCCTGTATCCCCGTGCCGCGTAGCGAGGCAAGCGAATTTGGTGTGATGGAAGTTGGCGACGATCACCAGATTTTGAAGTTTCTGGAAAAACCACAGAATCCACCCGCCATGCCCGGCAACGAAGATATGTCGCTCGCCAGCATGGGTATTTATGTGTTTAACGCAGAATATCTTTATCAGCTGCTGGAAGAAGACATGAGCCTCACGGATTCCTTCCACGATTTTGGTAAAGACCTGATCCCCAAAATTACCGCTCAGGGAAAAGCATGGGCGCATCCCTTCACGCTTTCCTGCGTTACCAGCACCGACGAGCACGACGTGGCCCCGTACTGGCGCGACGTTGGAACCCTAGATGCCTATTGGCGCGCCAATCTCGATTTGGCTTCAGTCACGCCAGAACTCGACATGTACGACAAACGCTGGCCAATTCGAACCTATATGGAGTCACTGCCGCCCGCCAAGTTTGTCCAAGACCGTTCAGGCAGCCACGGCATGACCATGAACTCCTTGGTATCAGGCGGCTGCATTATTTCAGGCTCCGTGGTCGTTCACTCGGTGCTGTTCCCTCGGGTTCGCGTTAATTCGTTCTGCACCATTGATTCATCTGTTTTATTACCTGACGTCAACATTGGCCGCTCATGCCGCCTACGCCGCTGCATTATCGACCGCGCCTGCGTTCTGCCTGAAGGCATGGTGATTGGCGAAAACGCAGAAGAAGATAGCAAGCGTTTTTACCGCTCTGAAGGCGGCGTTGTCTTGGTCACGCGCGAAATGTTGGCTCGTTTATGA
- the glgX gene encoding glycogen debranching protein GlgX — translation MLKPGNPGPLGAHITPEGVNFALFSSHATRVELCIFDKTGHQESYELPARSGDVWHGLLPGAKAGLEYGYRVHGSWRPEKGQRFNPAKLLIDPYARELTGTLPLDDRLCGGLHEPDWRDDRDVVPHCIVHEEIYDWENDRPPHVLWGDTVIYEAHVRGLTQQHPGIPKELRGSYAALSHPVMIEYLKRLGITALELLPVQLHADEPRLQKIGLTNYWGYNVLAPFAIEPSFHSGRSKTTPLSEFRDAVKALHAAGIEVILDVVFNHTAELDETGPMVSLRGIDNRSYYWRNAQGALENWTGCGNALRLTQPHSVQWVMDCLRYWVEECHVDGFRFDLGTVLGRNADFHRHAPLFITIAQDPVLSRVKFIAEPWDIGPNGYQLGHFPLTFSEWNDRYRDEVRQFWLQGSVSAGAFAERFAASSQLFRHHGRAPSSSINQITAHDGFTLHDLVSFNDKHNLANGEENRDGTNSNYSNNHGVEGIDADEDVQRRRSRSQRALLATLLLSQGAPMILAGDEMGHSQQGNNNAYCQDNEIAWLDWSCADTALTEYTASLIQLRKRIPALCANRWWDENDGNVVWLNAHAQPLTPDEWQAIGPSLLQIQLSGDWLMIVNPAQNDAEVCLPAGHWQASAPFNALDTVNNTERVVMPAHSICVLIRS, via the coding sequence ATGCTAAAACCCGGTAATCCGGGCCCGTTGGGAGCCCACATCACGCCTGAAGGCGTCAATTTTGCGCTCTTCTCGTCTCACGCGACGCGGGTTGAGCTGTGCATTTTTGACAAAACTGGGCATCAGGAATCCTACGAGCTTCCGGCACGCAGCGGCGACGTTTGGCACGGGCTGTTACCTGGGGCAAAAGCGGGGTTGGAATATGGTTATCGCGTTCATGGCTCGTGGCGTCCTGAAAAGGGCCAGCGCTTTAACCCCGCTAAATTGCTGATCGATCCTTACGCTCGCGAACTCACGGGCACATTACCCTTGGACGATCGCCTGTGTGGCGGCCTACACGAGCCAGACTGGCGTGACGATCGCGATGTCGTCCCCCACTGCATCGTGCATGAAGAGATCTACGACTGGGAGAACGATCGTCCCCCTCATGTTTTATGGGGGGATACCGTGATTTATGAAGCTCATGTCCGCGGGCTTACCCAGCAACATCCGGGAATTCCAAAGGAATTACGCGGCAGCTACGCCGCTCTTTCTCATCCGGTGATGATTGAATACCTAAAACGTTTAGGCATTACCGCGTTGGAACTGCTGCCGGTACAGCTTCACGCCGACGAGCCTCGTTTACAGAAAATCGGCCTAACCAACTATTGGGGCTACAACGTTCTCGCCCCTTTTGCCATCGAGCCTAGCTTTCACTCTGGCCGCAGCAAGACCACCCCGTTGAGTGAATTTCGCGACGCGGTCAAAGCGCTGCACGCCGCCGGAATTGAAGTCATTCTCGATGTTGTGTTTAACCATACCGCCGAGCTGGACGAGACCGGCCCGATGGTGTCATTGCGCGGCATCGATAACCGCAGCTATTACTGGCGAAACGCGCAAGGCGCGTTAGAAAACTGGACCGGCTGTGGCAACGCGCTGAGGTTAACGCAGCCGCATAGCGTGCAGTGGGTCATGGACTGCCTGCGCTATTGGGTTGAAGAGTGCCATGTGGATGGTTTTCGCTTTGATTTAGGCACCGTGCTTGGACGCAACGCTGATTTTCATCGGCATGCGCCGTTGTTTATTACCATCGCCCAAGATCCTGTTCTCTCTCGGGTGAAGTTCATCGCCGAACCGTGGGATATCGGCCCCAATGGCTACCAGTTAGGGCATTTTCCTCTCACCTTTTCGGAATGGAACGATCGTTATCGGGATGAAGTTCGCCAGTTTTGGTTACAGGGCTCTGTCAGCGCAGGCGCGTTTGCCGAGCGTTTTGCAGCCTCAAGCCAGTTATTTCGCCATCACGGGCGCGCACCGTCGTCGAGCATTAACCAAATCACCGCTCACGACGGCTTTACGCTGCACGATTTAGTGAGTTTTAACGACAAACATAATCTGGCTAACGGCGAGGAAAACCGCGACGGCACTAACAGCAATTACAGCAACAACCACGGCGTGGAAGGGATAGACGCCGATGAGGACGTTCAGCGCCGAAGAAGCCGTAGCCAGCGGGCATTGCTTGCCACGCTGCTGCTCTCACAAGGCGCACCGATGATTCTGGCCGGAGATGAAATGGGTCACAGTCAGCAAGGCAATAACAATGCGTACTGCCAAGACAATGAAATCGCTTGGCTAGATTGGTCCTGCGCAGATACCGCCTTAACGGAGTACACCGCCTCGCTAATTCAGCTGCGTAAGCGCATACCCGCGCTCTGCGCCAACCGGTGGTGGGATGAAAACGATGGCAACGTGGTCTGGCTGAACGCCCATGCACAGCCGCTCACGCCCGATGAATGGCAGGCTATCGGTCCGTCACTGCTACAGATTCAGCTATCTGGCGACTGGTTAATGATCGTGAATCCAGCGCAGAACGACGCTGAGGTTTGCCTTCCTGCGGGTCATTGGCAAGCGTCTGCGCCATTCAACGCATTGGATACCGTAAACAACACTGAACGCGTGGTCATGCCTGCACACAGCATATGCGTACTGATTCGTTCATAG